A window of Candidatus Hydrogenedentota bacterium contains these coding sequences:
- a CDS encoding HigA family addiction module antidote protein has product MIPSHRTATHPGAILLEEYIAPMGLTQRAVAAHLGVPVQRINEIVAGKRGISPETAWLLSEAFQTSPEFWLNLQNAYELSSRRPSGHVTPIAPAGTG; this is encoded by the coding sequence ATGATTCCATCTCACAGAACCGCGACACACCCCGGCGCCATCCTGCTGGAGGAGTATATCGCGCCGATGGGGCTCACCCAGCGGGCCGTTGCCGCGCATCTCGGGGTACCGGTTCAGCGCATAAACGAGATCGTTGCGGGAAAGCGCGGCATATCGCCCGAAACGGCGTGGCTTCTTTCGGAAGCATTCCAGACATCACCCGAGTTCTGGCTGAATTTGCAGAATGCCTATGAACTTTCCTCAAGGCGTCCCTCGGGGCACGTGACACCGATCGCGCCGGCGGGCACGGGCTGA
- a CDS encoding type II toxin-antitoxin system RelE/ParE family toxin, with the protein MLNAAAALDDLRSPPGNRLEALRGDLRGCHSIRVNAQWRIVFRWETSNAYEVRIVDYHG; encoded by the coding sequence ATGCTCAATGCAGCAGCCGCTTTGGACGACCTCCGTTCGCCTCCCGGCAATCGATTGGAGGCGTTGCGCGGCGACCTTCGCGGTTGCCACAGCATTCGAGTCAACGCACAGTGGCGAATCGTGTTCCGTTGGGAAACCTCGAACGCGTACGAAGTCCGTATTGTCGACTATCACGGGTAG